ATAGGGGGAGGCAAAGGTATTGTCTACCAGCACCAACGCGCCAGCCTGGTGGGCCAGGGCGCAAAGCCGGGGCAGATCGGGTATCCGCAGGCGCGGGTTGGAGGAGGTCTCGAGCACCAGCATCCGGGCCCCCTGTAGCGCGGTCTGTATCTGGTCGAGGTCGGTCATGTCCAGCGTTAGGAGCTCGAGCCCAAAACGTTCCAGATCGCGCAGTACCCCCAGGGTACTGCCGTACAGATCTTGCGAGGCCACCACCTTGCTTCCCTGACCCAACAACCCTAAAAATGCGGCGCTCAAAGCACTCATTCCGCTTGCACAGGCCAGCGCAGCTTCGGCTTGGTGCAGCCTGGCAAACAGGTTCTCCAAGGCCCGCTGATTGGGGGTTCCATTGCGGCCATAGATGGCACCGGGCTTCTTGCCCGAATAAACCGCGTCCACCTCTTCTAGGTCGGCAAATGTCCAGGAAGCCGACTGGTAAATTGGCATGGATACCGGGGCGTTTGTGGGGCTTTCGGCCTGTGCGCCGTGTACCACCAGGGTCGAGAGTGCGTCCATGGGCTACAGTCTATTGCACCCCAACCCCGACGCCTCGAGCCAAACAATCATGGGCGATGTCTGGCTCGAGGTTGCGCGTTACGCACCCCCGTTCTGGGCAGGTTGAATATCACCCCCATGGGGCCCGCATCCCCCTATACTCCAAGCTATGAACGCTCTGATCGTTCCCTTGCTACTTACCGTTGCGCTGGGTATGGCTGCTTTTTGGGCCCACCGCCGTATGAACCAGGTTCACCGCCGAATACTCGAGGCCGAGCTTAATGGGCGCGATTACGACTTGCTGAGCGAGCACGACCGTTATTTTCTCAACCAGGCCGTAAGCCTCAAGTTTCAGCAATCCACCGGCCACAAGCTGGCTTCTTTTGTCTTGTTGTACGCTTATCCCACGCTCTTTATTGGCGAAAAACTATTGGGTCGCACGCACTGGAGTGCGCTCGAGGTTTTTGGCGGCTCAACGGCGTTTTATTTCCTGACCCTGGCACTGGTCGGTTTGTTCACGCAGGCCATGGTGTGGGGTTAGTTTGCTCTAGCGCTTGAGCAGCTCCAGGGCAATCCACAACCCCAGCCGCCGTTCGGGGCTATCCAGGTCGCCCAACATCCCCTTTAGCTGTTCCAACCGATAGTACACACTCTGCCGCCGCACCCCCAGCCTACGGGCCGTCTCGGCGATGTTGAACTGCGCCGAAAGCAAAGCCTCGAGGGTCGCCAACAGGGTGCTTTTGGGGCGGCTGGGCAGGCGTAAAACCGCGCCGAGTTGCTGCTCCACAAAGCGCCTATCCCGACCGGTCTCGACCAGAGCCTCCACCAATGCCTCCAAAAGCGGCTCTTCCGGGCCGGGGGCCGGCCGCAGGATGCGCTCGTGGGCGGCACGGGTCAGCTCGGCAAAGCGCACCTCGGTGCGAAAGACCAAAATGGGAAACTGCAGCATCCGGGCGGTCTGGAGCATCTCGGTGGGTACCTCCTGCAACCACCGCACCAGTTCCAACCCCAGCCCACCCACCCCCGCCTCGGCCAGGGAGCGCACGTAGGCCACGCGGGCCTCGGGCGAGCTACGGGAGAGCTCCAGACCGGTACACAACACCAACTCGCCGCCGGACAAGAGCCGGGCCACGTCCAGCACCTCGGCCACGTGCACCCAGGTGATGTGGCTGTCCAGCTTGGCCTGGCCCGACAAAATTTCCGCGCTCGCAAAGGCGGGGAGCTCCAGAATCTGGCGCAGGGTGGGCAGGCTCATCAAGAGGTCACAGCACTGAAAACCAAGCCACCTACTAGCGGCTCAAAATCCATCGCATGGTCTTGTCGGCCAGCCGATCCAAGGCCCTTACCGACAGCTCGAGGTGCTCCTCTTTGGTGTCCTCAATCTTGTTATGGCTGATGCCGTGCAGGCTCTGCACAAACATCATCACGGTGGGAATACCCGCCCGGGCCACCTCGGCGGCGTCGTGCAAAGGCCCCGAGGGCAGGCGGTGGGAGACCCCGGCCACCTCGCGGATGGCTTCATCACAAAACTCGATTAGCTCGGGCTGAAAAAGGATGGGCTCGATGCGCCAGATGGTCTGCCACTCGGGCTCGGGCAGGCCCCCCTCGCGGGCAAAGCGCTGGCTGGCCTTTTCGGCCTCGAACTTGAGCCGGGCCAGGGCCTGGGCGTCCAGGTGGCGCTGGTCTAGGGTGATGGTGCACTCGGCCACCACGCTGGTCACGATGCCGGGCTTGGTCACGCAGCTCCCGATGGTGCAAACCCCCCCGTTGCGGTCGGTGATGTGGTAGATTTCCGGGGCCATCTTGGCTGCGGCCAGGAAGGCGTCCTTGCGCTTGTGCATAGGGGTCGAACCGGAGTGGGCGGCCTGGCCGTGGAAGGTGATGGCGTGGCGTTCCACGCCAAAGGTGCCGAGCACCACCCCCAGCGGCAGGCCCATGTCCAAGAGCACCGGGCCCTGCTCGATGTGCAGCTCGAGGTAAGCCGCGGCGTTTTCCTGCTCTCTTTGGGCTTCTAGCATCCGGCCAAGCTCCACCCCGCAGCGCCTGAGCGCGTCCTCCAGGCGAATCCCGTCCTTGTCGGTGCGGTCTTTTTCAGCTTCGGGCACCAGGGTACCCGAGAAGGCCGAGGAACCCAAAAGGCTTCGGCCAAAGCGGGCCCCCTCCTCGTCGGCCCAGTCCACCAGCCGTACCGTCACGGGGGGTTTTCCTCGGTACTCCTCGGCAATCCGGCGCAAAACCTCGAGGCCCGCCAGCACGTTCAGGCACCCGTCTAACCAGCCCCCACCCGGCACCGAGTCCAGGTGACCCCCAATCAGCAGGGCTTTTGGGCTCTCGCCTTTTAGGGTGACCCAGTTGTTGCCCGCGGCGTCGTAGTGCTGTTCTACCGGTAAGCCCTCCAGCTTCCGGTTGAACCACTCCCGCGCTTTGAGCCAGGTGTCCGTCCAGGCCACCCGCCAGGCCCCGTTCTCGTCGGCGGTTAGCTCACGCAGTTCCTTGAGTTCGGCGATGGTTCGTTTCGGGTTGAGCACGCACACCTCCGGGTGAACAGCCTCGAGACCCGGTGAGGGCGGCGGCCCTCACCAGATCCGAACAGGAAAGCCTATTTCCAGTCTCTGGCTCGCTTGCCGGTAGCGGCCTCCCAGGGACCATAGTCCACCGTAGCCGCCGGGGGGTCTTTGGTGAGGATGCCCTGCTCACGCAGCAGTCGCACCGAGGCCTGGTAGTCCGCAGGCACCAGGAAGCCGGCCCAGCCCTTGGT
This genomic stretch from Meiothermus sp. harbors:
- a CDS encoding PucR family transcriptional regulator; translated protein: MSLPTLRQILELPAFASAEILSGQAKLDSHITWVHVAEVLDVARLLSGGELVLCTGLELSRSSPEARVAYVRSLAEAGVGGLGLELVRWLQEVPTEMLQTARMLQFPILVFRTEVRFAELTRAAHERILRPAPGPEEPLLEALVEALVETGRDRRFVEQQLGAVLRLPSRPKSTLLATLEALLSAQFNIAETARRLGVRRQSVYYRLEQLKGMLGDLDSPERRLGLWIALELLKR
- a CDS encoding Zn-dependent hydrolase: MLNPKRTIAELKELRELTADENGAWRVAWTDTWLKAREWFNRKLEGLPVEQHYDAAGNNWVTLKGESPKALLIGGHLDSVPGGGWLDGCLNVLAGLEVLRRIAEEYRGKPPVTVRLVDWADEEGARFGRSLLGSSAFSGTLVPEAEKDRTDKDGIRLEDALRRCGVELGRMLEAQREQENAAAYLELHIEQGPVLLDMGLPLGVVLGTFGVERHAITFHGQAAHSGSTPMHKRKDAFLAAAKMAPEIYHITDRNGGVCTIGSCVTKPGIVTSVVAECTITLDQRHLDAQALARLKFEAEKASQRFAREGGLPEPEWQTIWRIEPILFQPELIEFCDEAIREVAGVSHRLPSGPLHDAAEVARAGIPTVMMFVQSLHGISHNKIEDTKEEHLELSVRALDRLADKTMRWILSR